GTAAAACGGATTTACGAATTGCGATTTACGATTTTCAATTAAAAAAAATTCCAAATCTTACATCTAAAATCTAAAATCTTATTATCTTTGCCGTCCTAAAGAGAGGAGGTGATGACCCTATGTTAATAATACCAGTAAAAGACGGAGAAAATATCGACAGAGCGCTAAAGAGATTTAAGCGTAAATTTGACCGTACAGGAACAATGCGCCAGTTACGTAAGCGACAAGCTTTCAGCAAGCCTTCAGT
This genomic stretch from Ulvibacter sp. MAR_2010_11 harbors:
- the rpsU gene encoding 30S ribosomal protein S21; protein product: MLIIPVKDGENIDRALKRFKRKFDRTGTMRQLRKRQAFSKPSVERRAQIQKAQYIQGLRDAEEI